The following proteins are encoded in a genomic region of Pelodictyon phaeoclathratiforme BU-1:
- a CDS encoding Nramp family divalent metal transporter, which translates to MKVSERKTFSLKTLLGFLGPGFLVTVGFVDPGNWATNIEGGSKFGYELLWVVTLGTLMLVLIQHMAAKLGIATGKSLAVNIRDHFPKQVSAFLGVSVVLACIATDVAELLGGAIGFSLLLGMPLWMGALLTLLLELFLIISQRYHRVETIIVGFLGVITLCYLAELFIVRPDWSGVASGLVVPRVGRESIYVALAILGALVMPHNIFLHSNVIHSREWGISEEEKRELLRYEKMDTILAMTLGWVVNSSMIIVAAAVFFHNHVPINSIEQASATLKPLAGPLAGLLFAVALVFSGVGSSITSSMAEADVITGFLGRPADPRTMFYRVAVFVTAIPALLVILFSLDSFRILILSQVVLSLQLPFTLIPLLMLCRDRKVMGSFRSGTVEFLAATLISLLVIALNSYFLYTTITGGD; encoded by the coding sequence TTCGCTCAAGACACTTCTTGGTTTTCTTGGGCCAGGCTTTCTGGTAACGGTCGGCTTTGTTGATCCCGGCAACTGGGCGACGAATATTGAAGGGGGCTCAAAATTTGGTTATGAGCTGCTTTGGGTTGTTACGCTTGGTACGCTCATGCTGGTGCTCATTCAGCATATGGCGGCCAAACTCGGTATTGCCACAGGAAAGTCTCTGGCGGTCAATATCCGCGACCATTTTCCTAAGCAGGTTTCCGCTTTTCTGGGTGTGAGTGTGGTGCTTGCCTGCATTGCCACTGATGTTGCCGAGCTGCTTGGAGGCGCTATAGGCTTCAGCCTGCTGCTGGGGATGCCGCTCTGGATGGGAGCCTTGTTGACGCTGCTTCTGGAGCTTTTTCTGATTATCAGCCAGCGCTACCATCGGGTCGAAACCATCATTGTGGGTTTCCTTGGCGTTATCACTCTTTGCTATCTTGCCGAGCTTTTCATTGTGAGACCGGATTGGTCCGGGGTAGCTTCCGGCCTGGTTGTGCCGAGGGTTGGGCGGGAGAGCATTTATGTTGCTTTGGCGATTCTTGGAGCGCTGGTGATGCCGCACAATATTTTTCTCCATTCAAATGTCATTCACAGCAGGGAGTGGGGGATATCGGAGGAGGAGAAGAGGGAGCTGCTTCGCTATGAAAAGATGGATACCATCCTCGCCATGACACTTGGGTGGGTGGTGAACTCTTCGATGATTATTGTTGCCGCTGCCGTTTTTTTCCACAATCATGTTCCCATCAACAGTATCGAGCAGGCATCGGCAACACTGAAACCGCTTGCCGGGCCACTTGCCGGACTGCTCTTTGCCGTTGCGCTTGTTTTTTCGGGAGTCGGCTCTTCCATCACCTCTTCCATGGCGGAAGCTGATGTGATAACAGGTTTTCTGGGCAGACCGGCGGATCCGCGAACGATGTTCTATCGGGTTGCGGTCTTTGTTACCGCTATTCCGGCTCTTCTCGTCATTCTTTTCAGTCTTGATTCCTTTCGTATTCTGATTTTGAGCCAGGTGGTGTTGAGCCTTCAGCTTCCTTTTACCCTTATCCCTCTTTTGATGCTCTGTCGTGATCGCAAGGTGATGGGCAGTTTCAGAAGCGGTACCGTTGAGTTTCTTGCAGCCACTCTCATCTCTCTGCTTGTTATTGCTCTCAACAGCTATTTTCTTTATACAACCATAACCGGAGGAGACTGA
- a CDS encoding universal stress protein encodes MKVYREILVAIDCSPVDDFLVEQVSALALQLGATLHLLHVVHSHTLDQERFLRSETTRILDQYRQKLEAEGIGVRVVIRSGEPEQEILREIEERHYDLVAMAAHGHSLPERILFGSVSRTLRQNISIPLLLIKQDR; translated from the coding sequence ATGAAGGTTTACCGGGAGATTCTTGTTGCCATCGACTGCTCGCCGGTTGATGATTTTCTTGTCGAACAGGTATCGGCGCTTGCCCTGCAGCTTGGCGCCACGCTGCATCTGCTGCATGTTGTCCATTCCCACACCCTCGACCAGGAGCGCTTTCTTCGTTCAGAGACAACGCGTATTCTCGATCAATATCGCCAGAAACTGGAGGCAGAGGGGATTGGGGTGCGTGTGGTGATCAGGAGCGGAGAGCCGGAGCAGGAGATTCTCAGGGAGATTGAGGAGAGGCATTATGATCTTGTGGCAATGGCTGCCCATGGTCACAGTTTGCCGGAAAGAATTCTTTTCGGCAGCGTTTCAAGAACTCTGAGGCAAAATATCTCCATCCCGTTGTTGCTGATCAAACAGGATCGCTGA